One part of the Lycium ferocissimum isolate CSIRO_LF1 chromosome 8, AGI_CSIRO_Lferr_CH_V1, whole genome shotgun sequence genome encodes these proteins:
- the LOC132068269 gene encoding 9-cis-epoxycarotenoid dioxygenase NCED6, chloroplastic: MSFSSSTMQTIKPHNSPSFSCKILINPTKKNTSRALPIRQFPPLVPPLPSPSTLVEPKIFPLKIEPPKLNPLQKLASSTLDMLEKSVVTKLEKKHKLNPTVDPEIQLEGNFAPVQENPVQHGLEVVGQIPSTLNGVYVRNGANPLFEPINGHHLFDGDGMIHAVNLDSSNNKASYSCRFTRTSRLVQEAAIGRPVFPKPIGELHGHLGLASAFFYKAEAFGLVDATKGIGVANAGLVYFNGKLLAMSEDDLPYSVRVTADGDLETDGRYNFDGQIDDPLIAHPKVDPVTGELYTLSYNILKKPFLKFFKFDTCGNKSRDISISLQDPSMIHDFAITENNVIIPDYQVVFKLSEMLRGGSPVIHDPNKISRFGVLSKDDHDESRIRWIDVPNCFCMHLWNAWEEKNEDYDETIVIIGSCMSPPESIFSGSDEPLKSELSEIRLNLRTGESTRRVIVSGMNLEAGQVNKNKLGQKTKYAFMAIAEPWPKCCGLAKVDLVTGNVTKFLYGDERFGGEPYFVPSKKEGEEDEGYIMSHVRDDRKEESELVIVNAANMKQVASVKIPTRVPYGFHGTFVSSQDLCNQSSSC, translated from the coding sequence ATGTCTTTCTCatcttccaccatgcaaaccaTCAAACCCCACaattctccttctttttcttgcaaAATTCTCATCAATCCTACTAAGAAAAACACTAGTAGAGCTCTTCCTATTAGACAATTTCCACCACTTGTACCACCGTTACCGTCACCTTCAACattggttgaaccaaagatatTTCCATTAAAAATTGAGCCACCAAAATTGAACCCTTTACAAAAACTTGCTTCTTCCACCTTGGACATGTTAGAAAAATCAGTTGtaacaaagttggaaaaaaaacacAAGCTGAACCCGACAGTCGACCCGGAAATTCAACTAGAAGGGAATTTTGCACCGGTTCAAGAAAACCCGGTTCAGCACGGTCTTGAAGTCGTTGGTCAAATTCCATCTACTTTAAATGGTGTCTACGTTAGAAATGGTGCTAATCCATTATTTGAACCAATTAATGGCCATCATTTATTTGATGGTGATGGTATGATTCATGCTGTTAACTTGGATTCAAGTAATAATAAAGCTAGTTATTCTTGCCGGTTCACTCGAACCAGCCGGTTGGTTCAAGAAGCTGCAATTGGCCGACCGGTTTTTCCTAAACCGATTGGCGAATTGCATGGCCATTTAGGCTTAGCTAGCGCTTTTTTTTACAAGGCCGAGGCTTTTGGTTTGGTTGATGCAACCAAAGGAATCGGCGTAGCTAACGCCGGTTTGGTTTATTTTAACGGCAAACTTTTAGCTATGTCTGAAGATGATCTTCCTTATAGCGTTCGAGTTACAGCTGATGGTGATCTAGAAACTGATGGACGTTACAATTTTGACGGACAAATTGATGATCCATTAATAGCACATCCTAAAGTGGACCCCGTTACAGGGGAACTATATACCTTGAGTTATAATATATTGAAAAAACCTTTCCTTAAATTCTTCAAGTTTGACACGTGCGGTAATAAGTCACGTGACATTTCTATTTCCCTCCAAGATCCATCCATGATCCATGACTTTGCCATCACAGAAAATAACGTGATAATTCCAGATTATCAGGTTGTGTTCAAGTTATCCGAGATGTTACGGGGCGGGTCACCCGTAATCCACGACCCGAATAAGATTTCTAGGTTCGGTGTGTTGTCGAAAGACGACCACGATGAATCAAGAATTCGATGGATTGACGTTCCCAATTGCTTTTGCATGCATTTGTGGAACGCGTGGGAGGAGAAAAATGAGGACTACGATGAAACCATTGTGATTATAGGGTCGTGTATGAGTCCACCAGAGTCTATTTTTTCAGGGAGTGATGAACCGTTAAAAAGTGAACTATCTGAGATTCGATTAAACTTGAGAACTGGTGAATCAACTCGACGAGTTATAGTATCAGGGATGAACCTAGAAGCAGGACAAGTCAACAAGAATAAACTTGGTCAAAAAACTAAGTATGCATTCATGGCCATAGCCGAACCATGGCCAAAATGTTGTGGCCTAGCGAAAGTCGATTTGGTCACGGGAAATGTCACGAAATTTTTATACGGAGATGAAAGATTTGGGGGGGAACCCTATTTCGTGCCaagcaagaaagaaggagaagaagatgaagggTACATTATGAGCCATGTTAGAGATGACAGGAAAGAAGAGTCTGAATTAGTTATAGTTAATGCTGCAAATATGAAGCAAGTGGCCTCAGTAAAAATACCTACAAGAGTGCCATATGGGTTTCATGGTACATTCGTTAGTTCACAAGATTTA